A genomic stretch from Flavobacterium sp. KS-LB2 includes:
- a CDS encoding G-D-S-L family lipolytic protein: protein MIKNFKWLLFASLAFVACNNEDEVVVDANSSDGQPLTAGTAVVTKYVALGDSYAAGFSDNALFRLGQEGSYANIISQQFALAGGGEFKTPFMADNVGGLLLGGNVILGQRLFFNGTAPVPVSGRPSTEVTTKLTGPFNNMGVPGAKSYHLVAPGYGNVAGVATGQANPYFARFASTASTTVLADAVAQAPTFFSLWIGGNDILGYATSGGSGVNRTGNLNPATYASNDITDPTVFASAYTNIVNAMTANGAKGVVANLPYVTALPYFTTVPYNPLTISVLGGGNVAVGQGTVTALNAQLYGPLKQALTAFGAGDRINLMSATVANPLLIVDESLPNLSAQLTAAFTPTLGVATATFYGQVFGQARQATKDDLVVLVAQTVIGSAPTGIPAPLDKFGITYPMQDKDVLTKAEIAEVKVATDAYNTTIKAVADAKGLAFVELKGVTDQLASGGITYNGYTTTSAFVTGGMFSLDGVHPSPRGYAIIANLFTDAINAKYGSNFKNINVGLYRILYPATIQ from the coding sequence ATGATAAAAAATTTCAAATGGTTACTTTTTGCTTCATTAGCATTTGTAGCGTGTAATAATGAAGACGAAGTAGTAGTAGATGCAAATTCATCTGACGGACAACCTTTAACTGCAGGTACTGCAGTTGTAACTAAGTATGTAGCTTTAGGGGATTCCTACGCTGCTGGATTTAGTGATAATGCTTTGTTTAGATTAGGCCAAGAAGGTTCTTATGCTAATATCATTTCACAGCAATTTGCTTTGGCTGGAGGCGGAGAATTTAAAACGCCTTTTATGGCTGATAATGTTGGTGGACTTTTACTAGGTGGAAACGTAATCCTTGGTCAACGTTTGTTTTTTAATGGAACTGCTCCAGTTCCTGTTTCAGGAAGGCCCTCAACAGAGGTGACTACTAAATTAACAGGTCCGTTTAATAATATGGGGGTTCCCGGTGCTAAAAGTTATCATTTAGTAGCTCCAGGTTATGGCAATGTTGCAGGAGTTGCGACAGGTCAAGCTAATCCTTATTTTGCAAGATTTGCCTCAACAGCTTCAACAACAGTTTTGGCTGATGCGGTTGCGCAAGCTCCTACTTTCTTTTCGTTATGGATAGGTGGGAATGATATTTTAGGTTATGCAACCTCTGGAGGTTCAGGTGTAAATAGAACTGGGAATTTAAATCCAGCTACTTATGCAAGTAATGATATTACAGATCCAACTGTTTTTGCTAGTGCATACACAAACATAGTAAATGCAATGACGGCAAATGGTGCAAAAGGTGTTGTGGCTAATTTGCCTTACGTAACAGCGTTGCCTTATTTTACCACAGTTCCTTATAATCCGCTAACAATTTCTGTTTTGGGTGGTGGTAATGTAGCTGTCGGTCAGGGTACTGTGACGGCTTTAAATGCTCAGTTGTATGGGCCTTTAAAACAAGCGTTAACGGCTTTTGGTGCTGGTGATAGAATTAATTTAATGTCTGCTACAGTGGCTAATCCATTGTTGATAGTTGATGAAAGTTTGCCTAATTTGTCGGCTCAATTGACAGCTGCTTTTACGCCGACCCTAGGAGTAGCTACTGCAACTTTTTACGGTCAGGTTTTTGGACAAGCTAGACAAGCTACAAAAGATGATTTAGTTGTATTAGTAGCTCAAACGGTTATTGGTTCAGCACCAACAGGTATTCCAGCGCCCTTAGATAAATTTGGCATAACGTATCCTATGCAAGATAAGGATGTGTTAACTAAAGCTGAAATTGCCGAAGTAAAAGTAGCTACTGATGCTTACAATACAACTATTAAGGCGGTTGCTGATGCAAAAGGATTAGCTTTTGTAGAGTTGAAAGGTGTAACTGATCAATTGGCAAGTGGTGGCATAACGTATAATGGCTATACTACTACTTCTGCTTTTGTAACAGGAGGGATGTTTTCTCTAGATGGAGTTCATCCAAGCCCAAGAGGATACGCTATTATTGCAAACTTATTTACAGATGCTATAAATGCGAAGTATGGGTCTAACTTCAAAAATATAAATGTTGGCTTGTATCGTATTTTGTATCCAGCAACTATTCAATAA
- the atpD gene encoding F0F1 ATP synthase subunit beta: MSKVIGKVAQIIGPVVDVVFNGKDVELPKIYDSLEITKKDGTLLVLEVQSHIGENTVRTISMDSTDGLSRGYEVVGTGNPIQMPIGADVYGRLFNVIGDAIDGLGNLPKTGENGMSIHRQAPKFEDLSTSSEVLFTGIKVIDLIEPYSKGGKIGLFGGAGVGKTVLIQELINNIAKGHGGLSVFAGVGERTREGNDLLREMLESGIIKYGDEFMHSMENGGWDLSKVDMPGMRESKATFVFGQMNEPPGARARVALSGLSIAEYFRDGAGTDQGKDVLFFVDNIFRFTQAGSEVSALLGRMPSAVGYQPTLATEMGAMQERITSTNKGSITSVQAVYVPADDLTDPAPATTFAHLDATTVLSRKIAELGIYPAVDPLDSTSRILTPQILGDEHYDCAQRVKEILQKYKQLQDIIAILGMEELSEDDKLAVSRARRVQRFLSQPFHVAEQFTGLKGVLVDIKDTIKGFNMIIDGELDHLPESAFNLKGTIEEAIEAGEKMLAEA, translated from the coding sequence ATGTCAAAAGTAATAGGAAAAGTTGCCCAAATCATTGGACCAGTAGTTGATGTAGTTTTCAACGGTAAGGATGTTGAACTTCCGAAAATTTATGATTCGTTAGAAATCACAAAAAAAGATGGTACTTTATTAGTACTTGAAGTGCAATCTCACATTGGTGAAAACACAGTACGTACCATTTCGATGGACTCAACAGATGGTTTGAGTAGAGGTTATGAAGTAGTTGGAACAGGAAACCCTATCCAAATGCCAATTGGTGCCGATGTTTACGGTCGTCTATTCAACGTAATTGGAGATGCAATTGACGGTTTAGGTAATTTACCAAAAACAGGAGAAAACGGAATGTCTATTCACAGACAAGCACCAAAATTCGAAGATTTATCTACTTCTTCTGAAGTTTTATTCACAGGTATTAAAGTAATCGATTTAATTGAGCCTTACTCAAAAGGGGGTAAAATTGGATTGTTCGGTGGTGCTGGAGTTGGTAAAACAGTATTGATTCAGGAGTTGATTAACAATATTGCAAAAGGTCACGGTGGACTTTCAGTATTCGCAGGAGTAGGAGAAAGAACACGTGAAGGTAATGACTTACTTCGTGAGATGTTAGAGTCAGGAATTATAAAATACGGTGATGAATTTATGCACTCTATGGAAAATGGAGGATGGGATTTATCTAAAGTTGACATGCCAGGAATGAGAGAGTCTAAAGCTACTTTCGTTTTCGGACAAATGAATGAGCCTCCAGGAGCTCGTGCTCGTGTAGCACTTTCTGGATTATCTATTGCAGAATATTTCCGTGATGGAGCAGGAACTGATCAAGGTAAAGATGTATTGTTCTTCGTGGATAATATCTTCCGTTTTACACAAGCAGGTTCTGAGGTTTCGGCACTTTTAGGTCGTATGCCATCTGCGGTAGGATACCAACCAACATTGGCTACTGAAATGGGTGCGATGCAAGAGCGTATTACTTCAACAAACAAAGGTTCTATTACATCTGTACAAGCGGTTTACGTTCCTGCAGATGATTTAACTGACCCGGCTCCGGCTACAACTTTTGCTCACTTAGATGCAACAACAGTATTATCTCGTAAAATTGCTGAGTTAGGTATTTATCCTGCGGTTGATCCATTGGATTCAACTTCAAGAATTCTTACTCCTCAAATTTTAGGTGATGAGCACTATGACTGTGCGCAAAGAGTAAAAGAAATTTTACAAAAATACAAACAATTACAAGATATCATCGCGATACTTGGTATGGAAGAATTATCAGAAGATGATAAATTAGCCGTTTCAAGAGCGCGTCGTGTACAACGTTTCTTATCTCAACCTTTCCACGTAGCTGAGCAGTTTACAGGATTAAAAGGGGTGTTAGTTGATATTAAAGATACTATCAAAGGATTTAATATGATTATTGACGGTGAATTAGATCACTTGCCAGAATCGGCTTTCAACCTTAAAGGTACTATTGAAGAAGCTATCGAAGCTGGAGAAAAAATGTTAGCGGAAGCTTAA
- a CDS encoding glycogen/starch synthase: MKDKRILYVSSEVVPYLAENEVSLMSYDVPKMINDQGGQIRIFMPRYGNINERRHQLHEVIRLSGMNLVVNDLDMPLIIKVASIPKERIQVYFIDNDEYFKRKATFADEEGVMYPDNDERAIFFAKGVVETVKKLNWVPDIIHVHGWMAAMLPIYMKHFYKNEALFSETKIVTSVYGQSFDGTLDVEMINKVKFDGIPDEAISDLEVPDYENIIKATIKHSDAVIIASENLTPSLTKYIESSGKPFLPFAPKDAFAEAYTNFYRNEVL; this comes from the coding sequence ATGAAAGATAAGAGGATATTATATGTATCATCTGAAGTGGTGCCTTATCTCGCTGAAAATGAGGTCTCTTTAATGTCTTATGACGTGCCGAAAATGATTAATGATCAAGGCGGACAGATAAGAATTTTTATGCCAAGGTATGGAAATATTAACGAGAGAAGACATCAATTGCACGAAGTAATTAGACTTTCGGGGATGAATTTGGTGGTGAACGACTTGGATATGCCTTTGATTATAAAAGTGGCTTCCATTCCAAAAGAAAGAATACAAGTTTACTTTATTGATAACGATGAGTATTTCAAAAGGAAAGCCACATTTGCTGATGAAGAAGGTGTGATGTATCCTGATAATGACGAACGTGCTATTTTTTTTGCAAAAGGAGTAGTTGAAACCGTAAAAAAACTCAATTGGGTTCCTGATATTATACACGTTCATGGATGGATGGCCGCCATGTTGCCTATTTACATGAAGCATTTTTATAAAAATGAAGCATTGTTTTCAGAGACAAAGATTGTTACTTCTGTTTACGGGCAATCTTTTGATGGCACTTTAGATGTAGAGATGATTAATAAAGTCAAATTTGACGGTATTCCTGATGAAGCAATTTCGGATCTGGAAGTTCCTGACTACGAAAATATCATCAAGGCAACTATTAAACATTCGGATGCAGTCATTATTGCCTCAGAAAACCTGACTCCAAGTTTAACAAAATATATAGAATCTTCAGGAAAACCTTTTTTACCTTTCGCACCGAAAGATGCATTCGCAGAAGCGTATACTAATTTCTATAGAAACGAGGTTCTTTAA
- the glmS gene encoding glutamine--fructose-6-phosphate transaminase (isomerizing), with product MCGIVGYIGYREAYPIVIKGLKRLEYRGYDSAGVMLYDGEELKLCKTKGKVSDLEDKASAAITTNGSIGIGHTRWATHGVPNDVNSHPHLSNSGDLAIIHNGIIENYAPLKEELIKRGYIFHSDTDTEVLVNLIEEVQKKEHLKLGKAVQVALNQVVGAYAIAVFDKKNPDEIVAARLGSPLAIGVGEGEYFIASDASPFIEYTSNAVYLEDGEMANIRLHKAMKIRKIKDDSLVDPYIQELQMNLEQIEKGGYDHFMLKEIYEQPSVIKDTYRGRLHANEGIIQMAGVEDNLEKFLNAERIIIVACGTSWHAGLVAEYVFEEFARIPVEVEYASEFRYRNPIINSKDVVIAISQSGETADTMAAIKLAKEHGAFVFGVCNVVGSSISRETHAGAYTHAGPEIGVASTKAFTTQITVLTMIALRLAKAKGTLSNSDFHTYLQELEIIPEKVKEALETNEKAKEIASTFKDAPNCLYLGRGYNFPVALEGALKLKEISYIHAEGYPAAEMKHGPIALIDEHMPVVVIAPKQGHYDKIVSNIQEIKSRSGKIIAVVTKGDTQVRELADYVIEIPETSDALSPLITTIPLQLLSYHIAVMRGCNVDQPRNLAKSVTVE from the coding sequence ATGTGTGGAATCGTTGGTTATATCGGTTATAGAGAAGCTTATCCTATTGTAATAAAGGGATTAAAGCGTCTTGAGTATAGAGGTTATGATAGTGCTGGTGTGATGTTGTATGATGGAGAAGAATTGAAACTTTGTAAAACAAAAGGTAAGGTTTCAGATCTTGAAGATAAAGCTTCAGCAGCAATTACAACAAACGGATCTATAGGAATTGGGCATACACGTTGGGCAACGCACGGTGTTCCAAATGATGTTAATTCTCATCCCCATCTTTCTAATTCAGGCGATTTGGCAATAATTCATAATGGTATTATTGAGAATTATGCGCCTTTAAAAGAAGAGTTAATAAAACGTGGGTATATTTTTCATTCGGATACTGATACTGAGGTATTGGTAAATCTTATTGAAGAAGTACAAAAAAAAGAGCATTTAAAACTAGGGAAAGCAGTTCAAGTGGCTTTGAATCAAGTAGTGGGAGCTTATGCGATTGCTGTTTTTGATAAAAAAAATCCAGATGAAATTGTTGCTGCCAGATTAGGAAGTCCATTAGCAATTGGTGTAGGAGAAGGAGAATATTTTATTGCTTCGGACGCTTCGCCTTTTATCGAATATACTTCTAATGCGGTCTATCTTGAAGATGGTGAAATGGCAAATATTAGATTGCACAAAGCAATGAAAATTAGAAAAATCAAAGATGATTCTTTGGTTGATCCGTATATTCAAGAGCTTCAAATGAATTTAGAGCAAATTGAAAAGGGTGGGTACGATCATTTTATGCTTAAGGAAATTTATGAGCAACCAAGTGTTATAAAAGATACCTATCGCGGAAGACTTCATGCTAATGAGGGTATTATTCAAATGGCGGGAGTTGAGGATAATTTAGAAAAATTCCTTAATGCGGAGAGGATAATCATTGTAGCTTGTGGAACTTCATGGCATGCAGGTTTAGTTGCAGAGTATGTTTTTGAAGAGTTTGCACGTATTCCAGTTGAAGTAGAATATGCTTCAGAGTTTAGATATAGAAATCCAATAATAAACAGTAAAGATGTAGTTATCGCTATTTCGCAATCTGGGGAAACAGCAGATACTATGGCAGCTATAAAACTGGCTAAAGAACACGGTGCATTTGTATTTGGTGTTTGTAACGTAGTGGGTTCTTCTATTTCTAGAGAGACTCATGCAGGAGCTTATACACATGCTGGTCCTGAAATAGGTGTAGCATCTACAAAAGCATTTACAACTCAAATTACGGTTCTGACTATGATTGCTTTGCGTTTAGCAAAAGCTAAAGGAACTTTATCAAACAGTGATTTTCATACCTATTTGCAAGAATTAGAAATCATTCCTGAAAAAGTTAAAGAAGCTTTGGAGACTAACGAAAAGGCAAAAGAAATTGCTTCTACTTTTAAGGATGCTCCTAATTGTCTTTATTTAGGAAGAGGATATAACTTTCCTGTTGCTCTTGAAGGTGCTTTGAAGCTTAAAGAGATATCTTACATTCACGCTGAAGGATATCCTGCGGCTGAAATGAAACACGGGCCAATTGCATTAATTGACGAACATATGCCAGTAGTGGTTATTGCGCCAAAGCAAGGACACTATGACAAAATTGTAAGTAATATTCAGGAAATTAAATCCAGAAGTGGGAAAATTATTGCTGTAGTAACTAAAGGAGATACACAAGTGCGTGAATTAGCAGATTATGTTATTGAAATACCAGAAACATCAGACGCTTTATCGCCATTAATTACTACAATTCCTTTGCAGCTTTTGTCATATCATATAGCTGTTATGCGTGGTTGTAATGTTGATCAGCCTCGTAATCTAGCAAAATCAGTAACAGTGGAATAG
- a CDS encoding DUF4270 domain-containing protein, which yields MYNNSFFKKILVVASVVFLYSCDKDYNEIGGDLIGENNFDLKKETYDVLAYNQKTGPIQSNGLEVNPLGIYNNPNFGETTANFGTQLTLSTFITTISTRPYIESVVLTVPYYYDASKTVTKTDGSHEYVLDSIYGPDKAEMKLSVFESGYYMRDADPIGGFLQPQKYFTNQNAEFDNIKIPSRLNNDSNLAQNDKFFFDPAEHVVTSTDSITKVVTTTRTPPGMQLNLNKGYFKTKIIDAVASGKLASNDVFKEYFRGLYFKMEKSGSSAGNLAMLNFKEGKITIKYNEDLSTTTAGVTTITRVKKTIVLNMTGNSVSLLNTDFANSGLAYNALPNTGNTTEGDDKLYLKGGEGSVAVISLFDTPGQLEAIRNSGWLINEANLVFHIDAATMASNYEPQRIYLYDFNNNRPIVDYYSDATTNSANAKKSKTILDGNININATSKRGLTYKIRVTNQIRNLVKYKDSTNVKLGLVVTEDIGTIASHKLRTPNAFISGAPKASVMNPLGTILFGGKSTVADDKRLKLEIYYTKPN from the coding sequence ATGTACAATAATTCTTTTTTTAAGAAAATTCTGGTAGTTGCGAGTGTTGTTTTTTTATATTCTTGTGATAAAGATTATAATGAAATTGGAGGAGATTTAATTGGTGAAAACAATTTTGATCTCAAAAAAGAAACGTACGATGTTTTAGCTTATAATCAAAAAACAGGACCTATACAATCCAATGGTCTTGAGGTAAATCCTTTGGGAATTTATAATAATCCAAATTTTGGTGAAACTACAGCAAATTTTGGAACTCAATTAACTTTGTCAACCTTTATAACAACAATAAGTACGAGACCTTATATTGAAAGTGTTGTTTTGACTGTTCCTTATTATTATGATGCATCAAAAACGGTTACAAAAACAGATGGTAGTCATGAGTATGTGCTGGATTCTATATATGGACCAGACAAGGCCGAAATGAAACTAAGTGTTTTTGAGTCCGGTTATTATATGAGAGATGCAGATCCTATTGGTGGATTTTTGCAGCCTCAAAAATATTTTACAAATCAAAATGCAGAATTTGACAACATTAAAATTCCGAGTCGTTTAAACAACGATTCGAATTTGGCTCAAAACGATAAATTTTTCTTTGATCCAGCAGAGCATGTAGTAACTAGTACAGATTCAATTACTAAGGTGGTTACGACTACAAGAACTCCTCCGGGGATGCAATTGAATTTGAATAAAGGTTACTTTAAAACGAAAATAATTGATGCTGTAGCAAGTGGAAAATTAGCTTCAAATGATGTTTTTAAAGAATACTTTAGAGGGCTTTATTTTAAAATGGAGAAATCAGGAAGCAGCGCAGGAAATTTAGCAATGTTGAATTTTAAGGAAGGTAAAATCACTATAAAATATAATGAGGATTTGTCAACTACAACGGCTGGTGTGACCACAATTACACGAGTTAAGAAAACCATAGTTCTTAATATGACTGGAAATTCAGTGAGTTTATTGAATACTGATTTTGCAAATAGTGGACTTGCTTATAATGCTTTGCCAAATACTGGAAATACTACTGAAGGTGATGATAAATTGTACCTAAAAGGGGGTGAGGGGTCAGTTGCCGTAATAAGTCTTTTTGATACACCAGGCCAGTTAGAAGCGATTAGAAATAGTGGATGGTTGATTAACGAGGCAAATTTAGTTTTTCATATTGATGCAGCTACAATGGCGAGCAATTATGAGCCACAAAGGATTTATTTGTATGATTTTAATAATAATCGACCTATTGTTGATTATTATTCAGACGCTACAACAAATAGTGCTAATGCTAAGAAATCGAAAACTATTTTAGATGGTAATATAAATATAAACGCCACTAGCAAACGAGGATTAACTTATAAAATTAGGGTTACAAATCAAATAAGAAATCTTGTTAAGTATAAAGATTCAACCAATGTAAAGTTGGGATTGGTAGTTACTGAGGATATTGGAACAATAGCTTCTCATAAACTAAGAACGCCAAACGCTTTTATTTCTGGAGCTCCAAAAGCATCTGTCATGAATCCTTTAGGAACTATTTTGTTTGGTGGTAAATCAACAGTTGCGGATGATAAGAGGTTGAAGCTTGAAATTTATTATACAAAACCTAATTAA
- a CDS encoding FoF1 ATP synthase subunit delta/epsilon, with the protein MLLEIVSPEAKLFSAEVTSVTLPGVDGSFQILNNHAPIVSILGKGVVKITASNFAFAKEVASKFTKLDAQNYSLAINSGTIEMKDNKVIILAD; encoded by the coding sequence ATGTTATTAGAAATAGTATCACCCGAAGCAAAATTATTTTCAGCAGAAGTAACTTCAGTTACATTGCCAGGAGTTGATGGAAGCTTTCAGATTTTGAATAACCACGCGCCAATCGTTTCTATTTTAGGAAAAGGTGTTGTGAAAATTACAGCTTCTAATTTTGCTTTCGCAAAAGAAGTGGCGAGTAAATTCACGAAGCTAGATGCTCAAAATTATTCGCTGGCTATCAATTCAGGAACAATTGAAATGAAAGACAATAAAGTTATTATTTTAGCAGATTAA
- a CDS encoding TonB-dependent receptor domain-containing protein, translating into MRVYLLFLSLFFCSLTFAQNSISGIVTDSNNQPIPGANIKIVGDTSGTITDIDGSFVLQSSRKPPFTIEVTSVGFTSQKINVSSAGQKISVKLLDEENKLDEIVVSASRTPERVLESPVTIERMGIAEIKKTASPSFYDGLENLKEVQMNTSSMSFKSINTRGFASVANTRFMQLVDGMDNSSPLLNFVLGNLIGVSEIDVQSVELLPGASSALYGANAFNGILFMSSRSPFTSQGITAYAKFGQTTQKAAGTNDYIDYGVRMAKAFNKYVAGKVNFTYMRGTEWHAVNYDDKTREGIDRNSIDYDGINIYGDEVATNIKGVGSALAAQNLIPASAVNLLPNTNVSRTGYNEVDLTDNKVSNTKIDASLHIRPFGDERLEVIVQSKFGFGNTVYQGANRYYLNNFFMQQHKIEFKGKNFFLRGYTTTEDGGQSYDMLFTGINVNRKWKSDATWFGQYAGAYVQSTLGGFTPEQSHARARATADTGRFLPGSPEFKNAFNQVVNDPSVLTGSKLVDNSRIYHSDGNYNFKDLIKFAEIQVGGSYRQYELNSFGRIYTDADGPIRYDEYGAYTQVMKKMMDDRLKFTGSIRYDKAQNFKGNISPRISLVYSGGQNKNHNFRGSFQTGFRNPSTQDQYIGFNVGSAILLGSAPDNLTRFVETLPIATAVGQAFAGGNTVTINGTNAYNNSYTATSVRAFAAAANPALLQKTNVDLVKPEEVKAIELGYRSFINKTSIDINGYYNVYNNFIGNLNVVTPLYGSAIDGGGLANPQGLQALHALQNGNTRAFQLYTNTPLEIESLGFGVGLSRKVYKDFEIGANYNYAEFNFDQSKDASFEAGFNTPKHRVKASIGNEKLFPNFGFNVSGRWNSEYLWQSSFADGTIESATVIDVQLNYNFPSLKSTLKIGASNIGGKEYGQVLGAGLIGQQYFASWTINP; encoded by the coding sequence ATGAGAGTGTATTTACTTTTTTTGTCATTGTTTTTTTGCAGCCTAACTTTTGCTCAAAATTCAATTTCAGGTATTGTTACAGACAGTAACAACCAACCTATTCCTGGAGCCAACATTAAAATTGTTGGAGATACTTCAGGTACTATTACTGATATCGATGGTTCTTTCGTTTTGCAATCGTCTAGAAAACCACCTTTTACCATTGAGGTTACGAGTGTTGGGTTTACATCTCAAAAAATTAATGTTTCTTCTGCTGGTCAAAAAATTTCTGTAAAGCTTTTAGACGAGGAGAATAAATTGGATGAAATCGTAGTTTCTGCTTCAAGGACTCCTGAGAGAGTTCTGGAGTCGCCAGTTACTATCGAAAGAATGGGAATTGCTGAAATTAAGAAAACAGCTTCTCCTTCTTTTTATGATGGATTGGAAAACTTAAAAGAAGTTCAAATGAATACTTCAAGTATGTCATTTAAATCTATAAATACGCGTGGATTTGCATCTGTTGCAAATACTCGTTTTATGCAATTGGTTGATGGTATGGATAATTCATCACCATTGTTAAACTTTGTTTTGGGGAATTTAATTGGAGTGTCTGAAATTGATGTACAAAGTGTTGAATTACTGCCTGGAGCTTCGTCAGCTTTATATGGTGCTAATGCATTCAATGGTATTTTATTTATGTCTAGTAGAAGTCCTTTTACAAGTCAAGGAATAACCGCTTATGCAAAATTTGGACAGACTACTCAAAAAGCAGCGGGTACTAATGATTATATTGATTATGGTGTGCGTATGGCAAAAGCATTTAACAAGTATGTTGCAGGTAAAGTTAACTTTACATACATGAGGGGTACAGAATGGCATGCTGTAAATTATGATGATAAAACGCGTGAAGGTATAGATAGAAATTCAATAGATTATGATGGTATTAATATTTATGGTGATGAAGTTGCTACTAATATAAAAGGTGTTGGTTCTGCTTTAGCGGCACAAAATTTAATACCGGCTTCTGCTGTTAATTTATTGCCTAATACGAATGTTAGCAGAACGGGATACAATGAAGTAGATTTGACAGACAATAAGGTTTCTAATACCAAAATCGATGCCTCATTGCATATACGTCCATTTGGAGATGAGAGATTAGAAGTAATTGTGCAAAGTAAATTTGGCTTTGGTAATACCGTATATCAAGGTGCTAATCGTTATTACTTGAATAATTTCTTTATGCAACAACATAAAATTGAATTCAAAGGTAAAAACTTCTTTTTAAGAGGATACACTACAACTGAAGATGGTGGTCAATCGTATGATATGTTGTTTACAGGTATTAATGTGAATAGAAAATGGAAAAGTGATGCTACTTGGTTCGGTCAATATGCAGGAGCCTATGTACAATCTACTTTAGGAGGCTTTACTCCGGAGCAATCTCATGCTCGCGCTAGAGCTACGGCAGATACTGGAAGGTTTTTGCCAGGTTCCCCTGAGTTTAAAAATGCATTCAATCAAGTGGTTAATGATCCAAGTGTTTTGACAGGTTCTAAATTAGTTGATAATTCAAGAATTTATCACTCTGATGGAAATTACAATTTTAAAGATTTGATCAAGTTTGCTGAAATCCAAGTTGGAGGTTCATACAGACAATATGAGTTGAATTCATTTGGTCGTATTTATACTGATGCAGATGGTCCAATTCGTTATGATGAATACGGAGCTTATACGCAGGTGATGAAGAAAATGATGGATGATCGTTTAAAGTTTACGGGATCTATTCGTTATGATAAAGCACAAAATTTTAAAGGAAATATTTCTCCGAGAATCTCTTTGGTGTATTCTGGAGGTCAAAATAAAAATCATAATTTCAGAGGCTCTTTCCAGACTGGTTTCAGAAACCCTTCTACTCAAGATCAATATATTGGATTCAATGTTGGAAGTGCTATTTTGTTAGGTTCCGCACCGGATAACTTAACACGATTTGTAGAAACATTGCCAATTGCTACGGCTGTCGGTCAAGCCTTTGCAGGAGGAAATACAGTAACTATTAATGGGACAAATGCTTATAATAATTCTTATACTGCTACTTCAGTTAGAGCTTTTGCAGCAGCGGCGAACCCTGCTTTATTGCAGAAAACTAACGTAGATTTAGTGAAACCAGAAGAGGTAAAGGCCATTGAATTAGGATACCGTTCTTTTATAAATAAAACATCTATCGATATCAATGGATATTATAACGTTTATAATAATTTTATTGGTAATCTAAATGTAGTTACTCCTTTGTATGGTTCTGCTATAGATGGTGGTGGATTGGCAAATCCTCAAGGGTTACAAGCGCTACATGCTTTGCAAAACGGTAATACGAGGGCTTTTCAATTGTATACTAATACTCCTTTGGAGATTGAATCACTAGGTTTTGGAGTTGGTTTGTCTAGAAAGGTTTACAAAGACTTTGAAATAGGAGCAAATTACAATTATGCTGAATTTAATTTTGATCAATCAAAAGATGCAAGTTTTGAAGCTGGTTTCAATACGCCAAAACACCGTGTAAAAGCATCTATTGGTAATGAAAAATTATTTCCGAATTTTGGATTTAATGTAAGTGGTAGATGGAATAGTGAATACTTGTGGCAGTCTTCTTTTGCTGATGGAACAATAGAATCGGCTACAGTTATAGACGTACAATTAAACTATAATTTCCCTTCTTTGAAATCAACTTTAAAAATAGGTGCTTCAAATATTGGAGGTAAAGAATATGGTCAAGTATTAGGAGCAGGTCTTATTGGACAACAATACTTTGCTTCTTGGACAATCAACCCGTAA